The following coding sequences are from one Camarhynchus parvulus chromosome 1, STF_HiC, whole genome shotgun sequence window:
- the CLCN1 gene encoding chloride channel protein 1 — translation MTGDASPTKAFRYQETLVRPRAATQSQRSVRRSGGMESSENKTEDPSGKPALWGGTPQYDYVCFEKCTRYGIPLEAGHEAGPTGGDLSSPENSLSYPQLYGRYTDRITDNISDKEAAKLLNKQAQRNNGRPLKRDSQVQIKEVHYSKCQDCAKRIQKYVTKKLGEDWIFLVLLGLVMALVSWGVDYASAKTVQAYKWIYGALHPNVPLQYAVWVAVPLGLILFAASFCHFVSPQAVGSGIPELKTIMRGVVLKEYLTLKAFVAKVVALTAGLGSGMPVGKEGPFVHIASICAVVLSKFMSIFCGVYEHARLWLHSLFQNAHRQLDLLVPACAVGVGCCFKAPLGGVLFSIEVTSTYFAVRNYWRGFFAATFSAFVFRVLAVWNKDAVTITALFRTNFRMDFPFDLQELPAFAIIGICSGFLGAFFVYLNRQVVLGIRRHKALSQFLTKYRLIYPAVITFCIASVTFPHGFGQFMAGELMPREAISTLFDNYTWIKHSGDTHILGKSAAWIHPKVSVFVTILLFFLVKFCMAVIATTMPIPCGGFMPVFVLGAAFGRLIGEIMASLFPNGILFDDILYQILPGGYAVIGAAALTGAVSHTVSTAVICFELTGQISHILPMMVAVILANMVAQSLQPSLYDSIIQVKKLPYLPDLGWNHISKYNIFVEDIMVQDVKFVSSNCKYRDLQEVLQSTTVKSLPLVDSPESMILLGSVERSELQALLQAHISPERRQLLNRERQQQLNETPYDGPWANLPKLKHESFAYVDEDEDTEEKGELPQPPSPTPSYPEEPNGPTSPLKQMPETLEPQQHSGSFRSLRKLIQQFLCHCSRPHETESTIQEPVEVIETMTPEEIDAWEQEELDKNVCFDSCRVDPSPFQLVERTSLHKTHTLFSLLGLSHAYVTSMGKLRGVLALEELQKAIEGSTRSGVRLRPPLASFRDISRTSSTVKAGQGAQAWGREDNGMVAAEEAANLGTESPLPPGSHSPQPSHSQEEGEVPSSAYATDTELEEMELTGRVAENISDILKDINLRTTDLDEDEDEDEDVPL, via the exons GTaaggcccagagcagcaactcAGTCACAGAGGAGCGTGAGGAGGAGTGGAGGAATGGAGAGCTCAGAGAACAAGACAGAGGATCCCAGCGGGAAGCCAGCTTTGTGGGGGGGCACACCGCAGTATGACTATGTCTGCTTTGAGAAATGCACCCGGTACGGGATTCCCCTGGAGGCAGGACACGAGGCCGGGCCCACAGGGGGCGACCTGAGCTCCCCGGAGAACTCCCTCAGCTACCCACAG CTGTATGGCCGATACACAGACCGGATAACAGATAACATTTCAGACAAGGAAGCAGCGAAGCTGCTGAATAAACAGGCCCAAAGGAACAATGGAAGACCCCTAAAACGTGACAGTCAAGTACAGATCAAAGAAGTCCACTATTCCAAATGTCAAG ACTGTGCTAAACGCATCCAGAAATATGTCACCAAGAAGCTTGGAGAGGACTGGATTTTCTTGGTTCTGTTGGGTCTGGTCATGGCGTTGGTGAGCTGGGGAGTGGATTATGCCAGTGCAAAGACCGTACAGG CCTACAAGTGGATTTATGGAGCGCTgcaccccaatgtccccctgcAGTACGCCGTGTGGGTGGCCGTCCCGCTCGGCCTGATCCTGTTTGCAGCCAGCTTCTGCCACTTCGTGTCTCCACAGGCTGTTG GGTCTGGGATCCCAGAGCTCAAGACCATTATGAGGGGAGTGGTCCTCAAGGAGTATCTCACTCTCAAAGCTTTTGTGGCCAAAGTTGTGGCCCTCACAGCTGGGCTTGGAAGTGGCATGCCTGTGGGGAAAGAG GGTCCTTTTGTGCATATTGCCAGTATCTGTGCTGTGGTACTCAGCAAGTTCATGTCGATCTTCTGTGGGGTGTATGAG CATGCCCGTCTCTGGCTGCACTCCCTGTTCCAGAATGCGCATAGGCAGCTCGACCTCCTGGTGCCGGCTTGCGCAGTTGGAGTCGGATGTTGCTTCAAGGCTCCTCTTGGAG GGGTTCTTTTCAGCATCGAGGTCACCTCCACTTACTTTGCTGTGCGCAATTATTGGAGAGGCTTCTTTGCGGCCACCTTTAGTGCCTTCGTGTTCAGAGTCCTGGCTGTCTGGAACAAGGATGCAG TCACTATCACAGCCCTGTTCAGAACAAACTTCCGCATGGATTTCCCCTTTGATCTGCAAGAGCTGCCAGCATTTGCTATAATAGG cATATGTTCGGGATTCCTTGGAGCCTTTTTTGTTTATCTCAATCGCCAAGTGGTCCTGGGCATCCGACGTCATAAAGCCCTGAGCCAGTTTCTCACCAAATA CCGACTGATATACCCTGCAGTTATAACCTTCTGTATAGCGTCTGTGACGTTTCCTCACGGGTTTGGGCAGTTCATGGCAGGAGAG tTGATGCCACGGGAAGCCATCAGCACTCTCTTTGATAACTATACCTGGATCAAacactctggggacacccaTATCCTAGGGAAATCTGCTGCCTGGATCCATCCTAAAGTCAGCGTCTTTGTCACCATCCTGCTCTTCTTCCTTGTGAAG TTCTGCATGGCTGTTATTGCCACCACGATGCCAATCCCCTGTGGAGGCTTCATGCCTGTTTTCGTATTAG GTGCTGCATTTGGACGTCTCATTGGGGAAATCATGGCATCACTTTTTCCCAACGGGATCCTCTTTGACGACATTCTCTACCAAATCTTACCTGGAGGGTATGCTGTCATTG GTGCAGCAGCTTTGACAGGAGCAGTGAGCCACACTGTCTCCACCGCTGTCATCTGCTTCGAGTTGACGGGTCAGATCTCTCACATCCTGCCCATGATGGTGGCTGTCATCCTTGCCAACATGGTGGCCCAGAGTTTGCAGCCCAGCCTCTACGACAGCATCATCCAGGTGAAGAAGTTGCCCTACCTGCCAGACCTAGGCTGGAATCACATAAG CAAGTACAATATCTTTGTTGAGGATATTATGGTCCAAGATGTGAAATTTGTTTCCTCCAACTGTAAATACCGAGACTTGCAAGAGGTACTCCAAAGCACCACAGTGAAATCTTTGCCTTTGGTGGACTCACCAG AGTCCATGATCCTGCTGGGGTCCGTGGAGCGGTCGGAGCTGCAGGCTCTCCTCCAGGCACACATCAGCCCAGAGCGCCGGCAGCTCCTCaacagagaaaggcagcagcagctgaacgAGACACCCTACGATGGACCCTGGGCAAACCTGCCCAAGCTGAAGCACGAATCTTTTGCTTATGTTGATGAGGATGAGGATACAGAGGAGAAGGGCGAG ctgcctcagcctccAAGTCCCACTCCCAGTTACCCAGAGGAGCCAAATGGCCCAACAAGTCCTCTTAAACAAATGCCTGAAACCTTGGAGCCCCAGCAACACTCAG GCAGTTTCAGGAGTCTGAGGAAACTGATCCAGCAGTTCTTGTGCCATTGCAGCCGTCCACACGAAACAGAGAGCACCATCCAG GAGCCAGTGGAAGTCATTGAGACAATGACACCAGAAGAG ATAGATGCCTGGGaacaggaggagctggacaAGAACGTGTGCTTTGACAGCTGCCGCGTAGATCCCTCCCCTTTCCAACTGGTGGAGAGAACCTCCCTGCACAAG ACACACACATTGTTCTCACTGCTGGGCCTCAGCCATGCCTACGTAACCAGCATGGGGAAGCTGAGGGGAGTACTGGCTTTGGAAGAG ctCCAGAAGGCAATAGAGGGTTCCACCCGCTCTGGGGTCCGTCTCCGGCCTCCCCTTGCCAGTTTCCGTGACATCAGCCGGACTTCCAGCACCGTCAAGGCTGGGCAGGGCGCGCAGGCATGGGGCCGGGAGGACAACGGCatggtggcagcagaggaggcagcaaaCCTGGGCACTGAGAGCCCTCTGCCCCCCGGCTCACActccccccagccctcacaCTCACAGGAAGAGGGAGAAGTCCCCAGCTCCGCTTATGCCACGGATACCGAGTTGGAAGAGATGGAGCTGACAGGGCGAGTTGCTGAAAACATCTCGGACATCCTCAAGGACATAAACCTACGTACCACTGACCtggatgaagatgaagatgaggatgaggatgttCCCTTATAG